A stretch of Carya illinoinensis cultivar Pawnee chromosome 14, C.illinoinensisPawnee_v1, whole genome shotgun sequence DNA encodes these proteins:
- the LOC122294191 gene encoding ribose-phosphate pyrophosphokinase 1 isoform X1 translates to MSSLLPLYSLSSIPTPLPSPFSRSSTSIFLPRPRIPAFRNGIKCAWEEPLKYNNGKPCIPIPGTEKPTPGRLASDTAHLEDELDRNNTRLQIFSGTANPALSQEIACYMGLELGKIKIKRFADGEIYVQLQESVRGCDVYLVQPTCPPANENLMELLIMIDACRRASAKNITAVIPYFGYARADRKSQGRESIAAKLVANLITESGANRVLACDLHSGQSMGYFDIPVDHVYGQPVILDYLASKSLCFDDLVVVSPDVGGVARARAFAKKLSDAPLAIVDKRRHGHNVAAVMNLIGDVKGKVAVMVDDMIDTAGTISKGASLLHQEGAREVYACSTHAVFSPPAIETLSSGLFQEVIVTNTIPVSEQNYFPQLTVLSIANLLGETIWRVHDDCSGEFECYSSLGID, encoded by the exons atgtcTTCTCTGCTTCCCTTGTATTCTTTATCATCCATCCCTACGCCCCtcccttctcctttctctcggAGTTCGACCTCCATTTTCTTGCCCCGCCCTCGCATCCCTGCCTTCCGAAACGGCATC AAATGTGCTTGGGAGGAGCCGTTGAAGTATAATAACGGCAAGCCCTGCATTCCAATTCCTGGCACTGAAAAACCTACTCCGGGTCGTTTGGCTTCCGACACGgctcatttggaagatgagcTTGACAGGAATAACACTAGGCTCCAGATCTTTTCCGGCACGGCCAATCCCGCACTTTCTCAG GAAATTGCATGCTACATGGGTCTGGAGCttggaaaaataaagataaaacgtTTTGCCGATGGTGAGATATATGTTCAGTTGCAAGAGAGTGTCAGAGGGTGTGATGTTTATCTTGTGCAACCCACATGTCCTCCTGCAAATGAAAATCTTATGGAACTTCTGATCATGATTGATGCTTGTCGAAGGGCATCAGCCAAGAATATTACTGCAGTGATTCCATATTTTGGATATGCCAGGGCTGATAGAAAG TCTCAAGGGCGTGAATCAATTGCGGCCAAACTTGTAGCAAATTTGATCACGGAATCAGGTGCAAACCGTGTTCTTGCTTGTGATCTCCATTCAGGGCAGTCCATGGGCTATTTTGATATTCCAGTGGATCATGTATATGGTCAG CCTGTGATTCTTGATTACCTTGCCAGCAAGTCTTTATGTTTTGATGATCTGGTCGTGGTCTCACCAGATGTTGGTGGTGTTGCTAGAGCCCGTGCTTTTGCCAAGAAGTTATCTGATGCACCTCTTGCCATTGTAGATAAAAGGCGTCATGGACATAATGTGGCAGCG GTGATGAATCTGATAGGTGATGTGAAGGGGAAAGTAGCAGTAATGGTGGATGACATGATCGACACAGCTG GGACTATTTCCAAAGGCGCGTCTCTTTTGCACCAAGAGGGGGCAAGGGAAGTCTATGCATGCAGTACACATGCTGTTTTTAG TCCTCCTGCGATTGAGACATTATCAAGTGGTTTGTTTCAAGAGGTAATCGTAACAAATACCATTCCAGTGTCGGAGCAGAACTATTTTCCTCAGCTAACAGTATTGTCAATTGCAAACCTCCTTGGGGAGACCATATGGCGTGTTCATGATGACTGCTCT GGTGAATTTGAATGCTATTCCAGCTTGGGTATTGACTGA
- the LOC122294184 gene encoding protein NRT1/ PTR FAMILY 7.2-like: MAACLNVCNKGAVDGKVKRGQELCTLDGTVDRHGRPAVRERTGTWFAGSLILVNQGLATLAFFGVGVNLVLFLTRVLGQDNADAANNVSKWTGTVYLFSLVGAFLSDSYLGRYKTCVLFQTIFVLGLVSLSLSTYLFLLKPSGCGNEQSPCGSHSGFHMALFYLSIYLIALGNGGYQPNIATFGADQFDEEDPNEGNSKKAFFSYFYLALNLGSLFSNTVLGYFEDEGIWALGFWASAGSATLALVLFLSGTPWYRHFKPKGNPLSRCCQVLVAATRKWKVEPMPREEDLFELEVNDQSSKDGDRKILHTQGFKFLDRAAVITSENIHQMDKETYNPWYLCTVTQVEELKCVLRLLPIWLCTILYSVVFTQMASLFVEQGAAMKTTLLGFHVPPASMSSFDILSVAAFIFIYRRVLEPLFAMRKRNGKGLTELQRMGIGLVIAILAMVAAGVVECFRLNNATTDCSNCEGSSSMSIFWQIPQYVLVGASEVFMYVGQLEFFNGQAPDGLKSFGSALCMTSISLGNYVSSLLVIIVMKTSTRDDMPGWIPSNLNRGHLDLFFFLLAALTTADLIIYIVCAKWYKYIKFERKNGDNINASMQAEPGVV; the protein is encoded by the exons ATGGCGGCTTGCTTAAATGTCTGCAACAAG GGTGCCGTGGACGGAAAGGTCAAACGGGGGCAAGAGCTTTGTACACTTGATGGAACCGTTGATCGGCACGGCCGCCCTGCAGTCCGAGAGAGAACTGGTACTTGGTTTGCTGGAAGTTTGATCCTAG TGAACCAAGGGCTGGCTACATTGGCATTCTTTGGAGTAGGAGTGaacttggttttgtttttgacGAGGGTGTTGGGTCAAGACAACGCTGATGCAGCTAACAATGTCAGCAAATGGACAGGAACTGTTTACCTTTTCTCTCTTGTTGGGGCCTTCCTGAGTGACTCTTACTTGGGAAGGTACAAGACTTGTGTCCTCTTCCAAACCATCTTTGTCCTC GGGCTTGTTTCACTATCACTATCAACATACTTATTCTTACTCAAGCCTAGTGGTTGTGGTAATGAACAATCCCCTTGCGGATCCCATTCAGGCTTCCATATGGCTCTGTTCTACCTCTCAATATACTTGATTGCCCTAGGAAACGGAGGTTACCAACCTAACATAGCCACATTTGGGGCAGATCAGTTTGATGAAGAGGACCCTAATGAAGGGAACTCCAAAAAAGCCTTCTTTAGCTACTTCTACTTGGCTTTGAACTTGGGTTCTCTCTTTTCAAACACTGTTTTGGGCTATTTTGAGGATGAAGGAATATGGGCATTAGGATTTTGGGCATCAGCTGGCTCTGCTACTCTGGCATTGGTCTTGTTTCTGTCGGGCACCCCATGGTACAGGCATTTCAAACCTAAAGGCAACCCTCTCTCTAGGTGTTGCCAAGTGCTGGTAGCTGCCACAAGAAAATGGAAGGTTGAGCCGATGCCAAGGGAAGAAGATTTGTTTGAATTAGAAGTAAATGATCAATCTTCCAAGGATGGGGATAGAAAGATACTCCACACTCAAGGCTTCAA ATTCTTAGATAGAGCAGCAGTTATCACTTCAGAGAACATCCACCAGATGGACAAAGAAACTTATAATCCATGGTATCTTTGCACTGTGACACAAGTTGAAGAGTTGAAATGTGTTCTAAGACTGCTTCCAATATGGCTATGTACGATTCTCTATTCGGTAGTTTTCACTCAAATGGCTTCTCTATTCGTGGAACAAGGTGCTGCCATGAAAACCACCCTTTTGGGCTTCCACGTTCCTCCGGCAAGCATGTCTAGTTTTGACATCCTCAGTGTAGCAGCTTTCATATTCATCTACAGGCGGGTTCTCGAACCTCTTTTTGCCATGAGGAAGCGCAATGGTAAAGGGTTAACCGAGCTTCAGAGGATGGGAATCGGCCTTGTCATAGCAATATTAGCAATGGTTGCAGCTGGGGTTGTAGAGTGTTTCAGATTAAACAATGCAACGACAGATTGCAGCAACTGTGAAGGCTCAAGCTCAATGAGCATCTTTTGGCAAATTCCCCAATATGTGCTTGTAGGAGCATCTGAGGTTTTCATGTATGTTGGGCAGCTAGAGTTCTTCAATGGGCAGGCTCCTGATGGATTAAAGAGCTTTGGAAGTGCTCTCTGCATGACATCAATATCACTAGGCAACTATGTGAGCAGTTTGCTGGTGATAATTGTCATGAAAACCTCAACCAGAGATGACATGCCTGGTTGGATCCCAAGTAACCTTAACAGAGGACATTTAGACCTGTTCTTCTTCCTCTTAGCAGCTTTGACAACAGCCGATCTCATCATCTACATTGTCTGTGCAAAGTGGTATAAGTATATCAAGTTTGAAAGAAAGAATGGAGACAACATTAATGCCAGCATGCAAGCTGAGCCTGGAGTGGTATAG
- the LOC122294191 gene encoding ribose-phosphate pyrophosphokinase 1 isoform X2: MGLELGKIKIKRFADGEIYVQLQESVRGCDVYLVQPTCPPANENLMELLIMIDACRRASAKNITAVIPYFGYARADRKSQGRESIAAKLVANLITESGANRVLACDLHSGQSMGYFDIPVDHVYGQPVILDYLASKSLCFDDLVVVSPDVGGVARARAFAKKLSDAPLAIVDKRRHGHNVAAVMNLIGDVKGKVAVMVDDMIDTAGTISKGASLLHQEGAREVYACSTHAVFSPPAIETLSSGLFQEVIVTNTIPVSEQNYFPQLTVLSIANLLGETIWRVHDDCSGEFECYSSLGID; the protein is encoded by the exons ATGGGTCTGGAGCttggaaaaataaagataaaacgtTTTGCCGATGGTGAGATATATGTTCAGTTGCAAGAGAGTGTCAGAGGGTGTGATGTTTATCTTGTGCAACCCACATGTCCTCCTGCAAATGAAAATCTTATGGAACTTCTGATCATGATTGATGCTTGTCGAAGGGCATCAGCCAAGAATATTACTGCAGTGATTCCATATTTTGGATATGCCAGGGCTGATAGAAAG TCTCAAGGGCGTGAATCAATTGCGGCCAAACTTGTAGCAAATTTGATCACGGAATCAGGTGCAAACCGTGTTCTTGCTTGTGATCTCCATTCAGGGCAGTCCATGGGCTATTTTGATATTCCAGTGGATCATGTATATGGTCAG CCTGTGATTCTTGATTACCTTGCCAGCAAGTCTTTATGTTTTGATGATCTGGTCGTGGTCTCACCAGATGTTGGTGGTGTTGCTAGAGCCCGTGCTTTTGCCAAGAAGTTATCTGATGCACCTCTTGCCATTGTAGATAAAAGGCGTCATGGACATAATGTGGCAGCG GTGATGAATCTGATAGGTGATGTGAAGGGGAAAGTAGCAGTAATGGTGGATGACATGATCGACACAGCTG GGACTATTTCCAAAGGCGCGTCTCTTTTGCACCAAGAGGGGGCAAGGGAAGTCTATGCATGCAGTACACATGCTGTTTTTAG TCCTCCTGCGATTGAGACATTATCAAGTGGTTTGTTTCAAGAGGTAATCGTAACAAATACCATTCCAGTGTCGGAGCAGAACTATTTTCCTCAGCTAACAGTATTGTCAATTGCAAACCTCCTTGGGGAGACCATATGGCGTGTTCATGATGACTGCTCT GGTGAATTTGAATGCTATTCCAGCTTGGGTATTGACTGA
- the LOC122294193 gene encoding NADH dehydrogenase [ubiquinone] 1 alpha subcomplex assembly factor 3-like, with protein sequence MAVRQRAVATLPNLIRSLRKECAKPTSQAPLPSLRRAFSLYDQINLIDNVPEDQLRFQRYTETGFTVNGVDYEGSLLCVGNLLMSWAPKKFPEITPDSLSIFRTVRPIPEILILGCGRHIEPVGPELRRFVRSIGMKLEVLDSRNATSTYNILNEEGRIVAAALLPYGISS encoded by the exons ATGGCGGTGAGACAGAGAGCAGTGGCAACGCTGCCTAACCTCATTCGGAGCCTCCGAAAGGAGTGTGCAAAGCCCACGAGCCAAGCGCCGTTGCCGTCGCTGAGACGCGCTTTCTCTCTATACGATCAGATCAATCTCATCGACAATGTCCCCGAAGACCAGCTTCGCTTTCAACG GTATACGGAGACAGGTTTCACCGTAAATGGGGTGGATTATGAAGGTAGCTTGCTTTGCGTTGGGAACTTGCTAATGTCTTGGGCTCCTAAGAAATTCCCAGAGATCACTCCAGATAG CTTGTCTATCTTCCGAACAGTGCGGCCAATACCAG AGATTTTGATACTTGGATGTGGGAGGCACATTGAGCCAGTGGGTCCTGAACTTCGGCGCTTTGTTCGGTCTATTGGCATGAAGTTAGAAGTCCTTGATTCG AGAAATGCTACATCAACTTACAACATACTAAATGAGGAGGGTAGGATTGTGGCTGCTGCACTTCTCCCATATGGAATTTCTTCATGA